TCGGACCAGATTATTACGGCCGATCTACTCTCTCCCTTGCTGTGGATGGTGAGTTTTTCCTTGCTGCTGACGCCAGCATTTTATTGGTTATTGCACAGTCAGATCCTACCGCATCTGGATCGTCACAATCATCTGGCAGCGACCTTCGAAACTGATCTCAATCCTCAAGCCCATACACCAATCCTGCTGATTGGCTTTGGCCGCTTCGGGCAAATTATCGCCCGGATTTTACTGCAGCAGCAACATGCCTTTAGTGTCATGGACAGCAATGTGCCAGCCACTGAACTTCTGGCGCAGTACGATATCCCTTTCTATCAGGCGGATGCAACAGAACCCGAAGCCTTGATACAGACCGGTATTGCCACAGCACAACAGGTGATTGTGGCGATTGACGATATTGAAGACTCAATGCTGATCGTGCGGCATCTGCGGCTGAATTATCCTGAAACCTGTTTATGGGTCCGCGCCCGTGATCGACATCATGTGCATTTATTGCAGGATTTGGGCGTGAAACATATCTGGCGTGAAACTTATCTTTCCGCCCTGGAACTCAGTCAAGCCTTATTAACCCAGCTCAATCCTGACCCGGAAGAAAGCCTGCAACAGATTCAAAACTTCCGTGAACAGGATGAAAAGTTGCTCAATAGTCAATATCATCTGGATCCGGATGAACATCCAAATTATGAAAATCAGCGGAGCAGTTTAGCCGAACTGGAGCATCTGTTTGCCCAGGATCAACGCCATAAAGTGCAAAACAAGCTACACCGCAGCAACAGGATACAAACAGCGCAGGAATTGATACGTTAAGAGATGAACTGTCCTAACTTGTGTTTTACAATAATGACACCATTAAAGCAGGGTTATGGAGAATTTTATGTCTGATTTACGCCAACGCTTTTTTATTGAAGATAGCCCTGTTCGTGGTGAAGTGGTGCATCTTGAAGAAGCTTTACAAACCATTTTAGCGCAACGTGACTATGCACCTGCAGTTAAAATCCTGCTAGGTGAAATGCTCAGTGCCACTGCACTGCTAGCCAGCACATTGAAGATTAAAGGGCGTATCAGCCTGCAAATTCAGGCATCAGGCACATTTAAATGGGCCATGGCTGAATGTAACCATTTGGGTGAAGTTCGCGCTCTGGCTGACTATGAAGAAGATCCGCACTTTCTGGTCGGTGAAGACAGTAGTACAGTGTTGAAATCACTCACCTCTCCGGTGCTGTTCATCAATATCGAACCAGAATTTGGTGAGCGTTATCAGGGAATTGTACCCCTTGATAAAGAAAATCTGGCGGGCTGTCTGATGCAATATTATGACCTGTCTGCACAGATTCCGACGCGTATTGTACTGGCAAGTGACCATCAGCGTGCAGGTGGTTTACTGATTCAGTTGTTGCCACGTAATAGTGAAGAAGAACAACGCCGGGTAGATGAAGACCTATGGCCACGTCTGACCATGCTCACAGAGACCCTGAAAACTGAAGAGTTAGTCGGTTTGCAAGCTACTGATATTCTGTACCGTTTATATAACGAAGAAGAAGTGCGTCTGCCAGATACGGAAGTGTTGAAGTTTGGCTGTACCTGCTCTAAAGAGCGTTGTGCAGTCGCTTTACAGCAAATCGGCGTAGAGTCGATCCGTGAAACGCTGGAATTTCAGAATCCGATCGAAATGGACTGTCAGTTCTGTAATAGCCAATATACTTTTACCGCTGAAGAAGCCTTGGGTCTATTTGGTAAACACCTGAGCTAAGCAGTTCTAATCCTTAAGTTTAAAAGCATTCCTAGGAATGCTTTTTTTATATTTTAAAACCTATGGGACTGAGTTCAACAGAGCGTATTCTCCTACAGTAGAAAACCTGTCTACCCCCTGAATCAAACTCTCCTGTAAATCCAATCTAAGAATCCCTTTTAAATTATAAGATTATTCACACTAACAAAACCTGAATATTCATCATTTTCAAAAAATTATGAGAAAGACCGCACAGTTCATACTCTTGATTTAATTATGCTTTTAAAATAAATTAGAGCAATAATTCTAAAATGAATACATCATCAATTTAACAGGTATGTTATGAGAAAATTATTGAATACTCTACTAATGGGGATAAGTTTGGCCGCAGTCTCTAGCCTGGCCTTTGCCTATGAAGATCCGTTATTGGGTAAATGGAAAACCATCGATGATCAATCGGGTTATTCTCGTGCGGATGTGGAAATTCGCAAGAAAGCAGATGGCAGTTATGAAGGAGTGATTGTCGAAACACGCAGCTTGCCTGGCGCAGAAAAAATGGGAATTTGTCATAAATGTCCAGGTCAGCTTAAGAACAAGCCTTTTCTAGGCCTGCCGTTTATCTGGGATTTTAAGGCAGATCCGAAAAAGCCACGTGAATACCATGATGGCAAAGTACTTGATCCGATCAGTGGCAAAGTTTATAAGGGTAAAGCACGCTTAAGTGCTAATGGCAAACGTCTGACCTTACGTGGTTATGTGGGGGTATCAGTGATTGGCCGCAGTGTCACCTGGGTAAAATATTAATTTCAGAAAGATTTTCAAAGCCCCTGTATTTGGGGCTTTTTTCTTTGTCATGATTTGAAACAATAAGGTACAAATAAAAACTGTTTTGGGACAGCTAAAGTCATAATAATGGATCGAAGACGGTTATTTTTTATCCATTTATGATGATCAATCTTCAGCCTCGTTCAATTTTGCCCTTTGGTCTGCTTTGCAGCCCTGATATGGCACCCTCTATTCAACACAGGAAAGTGATTGAATACGCTTTGTCGATAACACATAAAATTATAAAAACCACTTCAGCTTTAACCTTCTTTGCCTCGCATGCTGCTGATAGATATCCGGTCAGACCGACTGACTCATCAACTACCAGTGCATCCCGACTCTTCACTCATGATCATTTGAGTCATCACTCTGAGTCTGCATGTCCAAGGATTGGAAAGCGTTCTATTTTAGCACCTTTCCTTTCTCCGGATTTTGCACACTTGGCTGTTTAAGGAGTAGACCCATGACTACGATTCAGTATCAAGAAAGTTTTTCCCACGGTTATACCCCCTCAGAAATTATGGACGATCGTTCATTTGACTTGATCCACTTTGCAGAAGCGTGTGGACAAAGCCCGGAATGGGTCATGCAGTTAATTGAACATGGAATTTTACCAAATCGTTCTACAACCCCGACCAGCACTTTCCTCGGTGAAGATATCTCGCGTGCACAACGCGCCTATCGCCTGCAACGCGATTTTGATGCCTCATTTAGCGCCGTTGCCATGATGCTGGACCTCATTGATGAGGTGCAGGAGTTACGCCGCGAGGTCAAACACTTGCACTTCAAGTAAATCCTTTTCATGTTCTGTCGATCTGCATTTTCAAGTGCAGATCAGAACATATTTATATTTAATTTTATGATTAGAGTATAAGAATCCCTATGAAAACCAAAGATTGCAATAAGAAAATCAAATACATGTTTCCCGAATACCGCGACTTGATTGTGCAACTTCGCGAGGAAAATCCCTATTTTGCCAAGTTATTCGAGGAACATAACGAGTTGGACAAAGAAATCAGCCAGCTTGAACTTGATCCAGTCAATCATATCAACAATGATATTGAGGCGATCAAGCGTAAAAAACTGAAATTAAAAGATGAAATTTATCGTTTGTTAAAAAGCTCTGAAGCAGATCCCTTAACCTGAGATCAACTGAACACCACATTCAGACCAATACTGAAGCATAAAAAAAGCCCTGAGCCAGCCAAAATAAACACTTTGATCAAGCTCAGGGCTTTTTTATTGTTATTCACATGAATTTTCCCATGTGAATATTTTTAAGAATTAAACTTGTTCGATGTCTTTCATCGTTAATTTAATACGGCCACGGTTATCAACATCCGCAACCTGTACTTTTACTTCCTGACCTTCTTTCAATACATCTGCCACGTTCGCAATGCGTTCGTTTGAGATTTGAGAGATGTGAAGTAAGCCATCAGTACCTGGCAGGATATTTACGAACGCACCGAATTCAACAATACGAATCACTTTACCTGTATAAATTGTACCTGGCTCGATTTCAGCCGTAAGTGCCTGAATCTTGGCAACTGCAGCTTGCGCAGCCGCTTTAGTTTCACCAAATACGCGAACTGTACCGTTATCTTCGATATCAATCGCCGCTTTAGTTTCTTCAGTAATTGCACGAATGGTCGCGCCGCCTTTACCGATCACATCACGGATTTTATCCGGGTTGATGTTGATCACCTGGAATGTCGGTGCGTGCATCGAGATTTCAGGACGCGCACGTGAAATCACCTGGTTCATCTCATTCAAGATGTGCATACGACCCGCATAAGCTTGGTTCAATGCAGATTCC
The nucleotide sequence above comes from Acinetobacter lwoffii. Encoded proteins:
- a CDS encoding YdcH family protein, with protein sequence MKTKDCNKKIKYMFPEYRDLIVQLREENPYFAKLFEEHNELDKEISQLELDPVNHINNDIEAIKRKKLKLKDEIYRLLKSSEADPLT
- a CDS encoding DUF2147 domain-containing protein, whose protein sequence is MRKLLNTLLMGISLAAVSSLAFAYEDPLLGKWKTIDDQSGYSRADVEIRKKADGSYEGVIVETRSLPGAEKMGICHKCPGQLKNKPFLGLPFIWDFKADPKKPREYHDGKVLDPISGKVYKGKARLSANGKRLTLRGYVGVSVIGRSVTWVKY
- the hslO gene encoding Hsp33 family molecular chaperone HslO → MSDLRQRFFIEDSPVRGEVVHLEEALQTILAQRDYAPAVKILLGEMLSATALLASTLKIKGRISLQIQASGTFKWAMAECNHLGEVRALADYEEDPHFLVGEDSSTVLKSLTSPVLFINIEPEFGERYQGIVPLDKENLAGCLMQYYDLSAQIPTRIVLASDHQRAGGLLIQLLPRNSEEEQRRVDEDLWPRLTMLTETLKTEELVGLQATDILYRLYNEEEVRLPDTEVLKFGCTCSKERCAVALQQIGVESIRETLEFQNPIEMDCQFCNSQYTFTAEEALGLFGKHLS
- a CDS encoding chaperone modulator CbpM; this encodes MTTIQYQESFSHGYTPSEIMDDRSFDLIHFAEACGQSPEWVMQLIEHGILPNRSTTPTSTFLGEDISRAQRAYRLQRDFDASFSAVAMMLDLIDEVQELRREVKHLHFK